The genome window CGAGTGCAGTTACTTGAGAAGGTTTCACTTATTCGACTGCCAAGTAACAAGCGTTCGAATAAGCTAGCCTGATTGATCTCTTCGGCCACCTACAGGCGGAAGGTGAACCGCGTATCCCACTATGAGTGAGCCCTAGTCATTCCACATGGGCGATGGAATGGTAGAGCCGCAAGCTGAATTAAGCAGCTAATGCGAAGTTGTTGTTAGATTTGCCAGTTATTATTGGCGTTCGCGTTTTAACGAGGCCGCTGCCCCTCGACTCGCTACTGATGCTCGAACTACCCCCGTCGAATCCAAAACGCCCCCAAATTAGAAGTAAGAGGTGGGATGTTGGAAGTTGGGTTAAACATCAACCACCATGTTACATCTCGTAGTATATCACAAATGATATACTTTTTGAAGTTATACCTTTTACCATTAGTATTTCTGCTTTTCGCGAAGTGCTCTAGCCACTTCACGATTCGCATCCCGTTTGGCGATTGCTTGCCGTTTATCATATTGCTTTTTCCCTTTCGCTAAAGCCAAATCTAGCTTTGCGAATCCATTCCGCAAGTAGAGCTTTAAAGGAACTAAGGAATATCCTTTTTCCTTCGTTTTTCCAATCAATTTGCGAATTTCTTCTTTATGAAGGAGTAACTTCCTTGTTCTTGTTGGTTCATGATTAAATCGATTGCCTTGTTCATAAGGGCTAATATGCATGTTATGCAAGAAAACTTCTCCATTGGAAATTCGTGCAAAGCTATCTTTCAAATTCGCTTTGCCCGCA of Tepidibacillus fermentans contains these proteins:
- the smpB gene encoding SsrA-binding protein SmpB; translated protein: MGKKDVKVVAQNKKATHDYFIEDTYEAGIVLTGTEIKSIRAGKANLKDSFARISNGEVFLHNMHISPYEQGNRFNHEPTRTRKLLLHKEEIRKLIGKTKEKGYSLVPLKLYLRNGFAKLDLALAKGKKQYDKRQAIAKRDANREVARALREKQKY